From Aliamphritea hakodatensis:
TGACTTAATCCGTTGTCGCTATGCGACGAACCCGCCGATGATCAGTACAGACGTACGCGACGCTGGTTTTCGCGCTGAACTTTTTTCAGGTGGCGCTTTACAGCAGCAGCAGCTTTACGCTTACGAACAGAGGTTGGCTTCTCGTAGAATTCACGACGACGCACTTCAGCCAGTACACCTGCTTTTTCGCAAGAACGCTTGAAAC
This genomic window contains:
- the rpsU gene encoding 30S ribosomal protein S21, coding for MPAVKVKENEPFDVALRRFKRSCEKAGVLAEVRRREFYEKPTSVRKRKAAAAVKRHLKKVQRENQRRVRLY